From a region of the Mercurialis annua linkage group LG1-X, ddMerAnnu1.2, whole genome shotgun sequence genome:
- the LOC126665568 gene encoding uncharacterized protein LOC126665568 — protein MGSYGIKYEPRTTMKAQILADFVAETTTHDQPTEVDKDLFSWILQVDGASSMAGAGAGMILRGPHKIKMQNSIHLNFPATNNAAEYEVLMGGLRMETVVKVEYIKIQSDSQLVVNQVLGVFEVKDPEMKKYVNRVKELLPKIAEEGGEWKLEQVSREENTEADTLVKAGAVKETRQGIPYSKQNFSNIQNPEATFLINPLDRWMEHIISYIENGSLPEDKKEAKKVKRRAPHFSYRDGTLYRKSFSHPWSRCLTVEEGKYVLAEIHEGMYGSHISHLALCRKAILQGYYWPTLAQDAANLHVGYRYRWPFPNSKWAKEILNSNSRSFLQMVEAEAVSTITEARVRSFVRRQIICRFGIPRIIITDNGKQFDNKNFRDFCTGKGIDLRFTSVTHPQTNGMTEVTNRTIVNGLKKRLDEAKSRWADELHSVLWSYRTTAKAGTTYGCEAMVPVEIGMPTIIVQYFDEQQNEENTRLCLDLLEERREQALLHIEAYKQRIATYHNKRVKPLTFEVGDLVLRRADIARGNAGVSKLGANWEGPYQVKKVGKGGAYYLTYLSGRDLPRTWNARVLKRLYH, from the exons ATGGGATCGTACGGCATCAAATACGAACCAAGAACAACAATGAAGGCTCAGATCCTAGCAGATTTCGTAGCCGAAACAACAACACACGATCAACCCACCGAGGTAGACAAAGATTTGTTCAGCTGGATATTACAAGTAGACGGAGCATCAAGCATGGCAGGAGCAGGCGCAGGCATGATATTAAGGGGACCGCACaagataaaaatgcaaaactcgaTCCATCTAAACTTTCCAGCAACCAACAATGCAGCAGAATATGAGGTTTTAATGGGAGGATTAAGAATGGAAACAGTAGTCAAGGTCGAGTACATTAAAATTCAAAGTGATTCTCAACTAGTGGTTAACCAAGTACTCGGAGTATTTGAGGTCAAAGATCCAGAAATGAAAAAGTATGTAAACCGAGTCAAAGAATTGCTACCAAAAATTGCCGAAGAGGGTGGAGAATGGAAATTAGAGCAAGTATCCAGAGAAGAAAATACAGAGGCGGACACATTGGTAAAGGCCGGAGCAGTCAAAGAAACAAGACAGGGCATACCATATTCCAAACAAAACTTCAGCAACATCCAAAATCCCGAGGCAACATTCCTCATCAACCCTCTAGATAGATGGATGGAAcacatcatatcatacataGAAAATGGGAGCCTTCCCGAAGATAAAAAAGaagcaaaaaaagtaaaacgccgAGCACCGCACTTCTCATaccgagatggcaccttatacAGAAAATCATTTTCACATCCATGGTCCAGATGTCTCACGGTTGAGGAAGGGAAATATGTCCTAGCCGAAATACATGAAGGAATGTATGGAAGCCACATCTCTCACCTAGCACTCTGCCGAAAAGCAATACTAcaaggatactactggccaACACTGGCACAAGATGCagcaaatttg CACGTGGGGTATAGATATCGTTGGCCCTTTCCCAACAGCAAGTGGGCAAAGGAGATTCTTAATAGTAACAGTCGATCATTTCTCCAAATGGTAGAAGCCGAAGCTGTCTCCACCATAACCGAAGCACGAGTGCGAAGTTTTGTCCGAAGGCAAATCATTTGTCGGTTTGGAATCCCAAGAATTATCATAACCGACAACGGTAAACAATTCGACAACAAAAATTTCAGAGACTTTTGCACCGGAAAAGGAATCGATCTAAGGTTCACATCGGTCACCCACCCTCAGACCAATGGGATGACCGAGGTGACCAACAGAACTATTGTCAACGGGTTGAAGAAACGCCTAGACGAAGCAAAAAGTCGATGGGCCGACGAGTTACACAGTGTTCTATGGTCATATAGAACCACAGCAAAGGCCGGCACAACCTATGGATGTGAAGCAATGGTGCCAGTAGAAATAGGCATGCCTACCATCATAGTACAATACTTCGATGAGCAACAAAACGAAGAAAACACCAGACTTTGCCTTGACTTGCTAGAAGAGAGAAGAGAACAAGCATTACTGCacatcgaagcatacaagcagAGGATAGCAACATACCATAACAAAAGGGTTAAACCCCTAACATTTGAAGTAGGAGACCTAGTACTACGAAGAGCCGATATAGCAAGAGGTAATGCTGGAGTATCCAAACTCGGAGCAAATTGGGAAGGACCCTACCAAGTAAAGAAAGTAGGAAAAGGAGGGGCCTATTACTTAACATATTTGTCAGGTCGAGATCTACCAAGAACCTGGAATGCCAGAGTTCTTAAAAGATTGTATCATTAG
- the LOC126665559 gene encoding uncharacterized protein LOC126665559, with protein MWIQNNNEPVRYPSKLQYEGDIKKYCQFHDGHGHVTDECGSLKKEIDRLVQVGRLKDFVVQNKNYNSGGGNRGEHGGKREEAPPPKRQNVSGVINTIAGGMADPEYKRGRLKRQKMVMNISVAKPLPEVSFGIADGEGIDFPHQDPLAYLGIGCSVLNLKPVKTPLVGLGGTPVRAEGVAELTIELGKENGSLEGGLIGVTKKFKTFFMVVDMPQAYNVILGRPMLYNTGAVTCIKYLSMKIPTKKEW; from the exons ATGTGGATTCAAAACAACAATGAACCAGTAAGATACCCATCGAAGCTGCAGTATGAAGGGGACATAAAGAAATACTGTCAATTCCATGATGGTCACGGCCACGTCACGGACGAATGTGGAAGCCTAAAGAAAGAAATCGACCGATTGGTACAAGTCGGTCGTTTAAAAGACTTTGtagtacaaaataaaaattataactcgGGAGGAGGAAACCGAGGCGAGCACGGCGGAAAAAGGGAAGAAGCACCACCaccaaaaaggcaaaatgtatCCGGAGTAATTAACACCATAGCCGGTGGAATGGCCGATCCAGAGTACAAGCGAGGAAGGCTTAAAAGACAGAAAATGGTGATGAACATATCGGTGGCCAAACCTTTACCCGAGGTCAGTTTCGGCATAGCCGACGGCGAAGGAATAGACTTCCCCCACCAAGATCCCTTG GCATACCTCGGTATAGGTTGCTCGGTCCTCAACCTAAAACCGGTCAAAACTCCTCTAGTCGGCTTAGGAGGAACACCGGTGCGAGCTGAAGGAGTGGCAGAATTAACAATTGAACTAGGAAAAGAAAACGGTTCACTGGAAGGAGGCCTAATCGGCGTCACGAAGaaattcaaaacattttttatgGTTGTAGACATGCCACAGGCCTACAATGTGATACTCGGCAGACCAATGCTATACAACACCGGGGCAGTCACATGCATCAAATACTTGTCGATGAAGATACCTACGAAGAAGGAGTGGTGA